A single window of Chitinophaga sp. XS-30 DNA harbors:
- a CDS encoding sensor histidine kinase, producing the protein MLKIYGFLTALVFCLPAVAQEHNTPTFHHLTIGEGLSGNHVSAILQDRKGFIWIASTALQRYDGKQLVTIAQFDRLPGSIYYNDIALHEDRQGRIWMGTPEDIRYFDPLTAHVKDVPLEAGLRTAGNINCHTIVQDGQGTVWATTRNGLIQLDEARQVFRKPPGIPDSIRTEMNSGIAEDGAGRLWISGKYGLYILGKDRKTISGYANNPTGISALNIRASAKKIFKDRENRMWIATRGENDLCAWHPATNRLRTYRFPTQGNNGNDQVYDIAADQHGNIWVAMEHEGLYRHSNASDSFSLHIPGNREDALGLHFNYETNCLLNDRDGHMWVGTDLGVNITSLHNQSFTRLDHRARFPGTAQRLPQAEVTGVFSTANGDVYIGYWGAGIARLDPRLHLRAYYPRLPDERAQAWSFAEQRSGHVLIGQENGYISRYDPQKNSFSHHHPPAFEDEAVLAMLPETDTSVWAGLYNNGLVNWNPENDQVRTFPQLFQFIRNSTSIMGIVPQGDSVLWLAASNGGLLRFRKSNGQVDRQIIFRCGEEPVNNITSLLRYNDSTLLAGTSKGLYFYNLLQNTWQAQLINESPFDDWVLSMHPAGGQDVWITTPYGFYRLSGTKRRLIAFIQNDDIIDNHRRVRRNIATMPDGWMLVGASDHVTAFSIDRLQPKPPPPNVTITDFKVLEQSIIVDSVVDTGQPLVLSHEQNFISIAFKSLQYHDIKTRYYYRLVGVDADWLPTEDLRMARYTNLPPGEYTFRVKSMNMAGVFSRHTTTLHILIRPSFWQTWWFKALCILAVLALVYGYFRFRVYLVKKEEKGRAAIREELAQLEMKALRAQMNPHFIFNSLNSIQTFMMKNETEQALSYLSRFARLIRNVLDNSQLNNISITRETGMLENYMELEKLRLADQFDYRIIIDPALDSDFVEVPAMVIQPFIENAIWHGLLHKTDRGLLTIEFIRKENRIHCIVEDNGIGRTAATALKMQSHPSHVSRGLQITKDRLQLYNSRFNMDASFDIEDLYDEAGQARGTRVNLWFPLEED; encoded by the coding sequence TTGTTGAAGATTTACGGTTTCCTTACAGCATTGGTATTTTGCCTGCCTGCCGTTGCGCAGGAGCATAATACGCCTACGTTCCATCATCTTACCATCGGGGAGGGCCTCTCCGGCAACCATGTATCGGCTATTCTGCAGGACAGGAAAGGGTTTATCTGGATCGCCAGCACGGCGCTCCAACGCTACGACGGCAAACAGCTCGTTACCATAGCGCAGTTCGACCGGCTGCCGGGTTCCATTTATTACAATGATATCGCGCTGCATGAAGATCGGCAGGGCCGCATCTGGATGGGCACACCGGAGGATATCCGGTACTTCGACCCACTGACTGCGCATGTAAAGGACGTGCCGCTGGAAGCCGGGCTGCGGACCGCCGGGAACATCAATTGCCACACTATCGTGCAGGACGGCCAGGGAACCGTATGGGCCACCACGCGGAACGGCCTTATTCAACTGGACGAAGCCCGGCAGGTGTTCCGGAAACCGCCAGGCATACCGGACAGCATCCGCACCGAAATGAACAGCGGCATTGCGGAGGACGGCGCCGGCCGGTTGTGGATCAGCGGGAAATATGGCCTGTATATCCTCGGTAAAGACCGTAAAACAATATCCGGTTACGCTAACAATCCCACCGGCATTTCCGCACTGAACATCCGCGCCAGCGCCAAGAAGATCTTCAAAGACCGGGAAAACAGGATGTGGATTGCCACACGCGGGGAAAATGACCTCTGCGCCTGGCATCCCGCCACCAACCGCCTGCGCACCTATCGCTTTCCCACTCAGGGAAACAACGGCAACGACCAGGTGTATGATATCGCCGCGGACCAGCACGGGAACATCTGGGTGGCCATGGAACATGAGGGGCTGTATCGTCACAGCAATGCCTCGGACAGCTTTAGCCTGCATATTCCGGGCAACAGGGAAGACGCCCTGGGCCTGCATTTCAACTATGAAACCAATTGCCTGCTCAACGACCGTGACGGCCATATGTGGGTAGGCACGGACCTCGGCGTCAATATCACCAGCCTGCATAATCAGTCATTTACGCGGCTGGACCATCGGGCCCGATTTCCCGGTACGGCACAACGGCTGCCGCAGGCGGAGGTTACCGGCGTTTTCAGTACAGCTAACGGTGACGTATATATCGGATACTGGGGCGCGGGCATTGCCCGGCTCGATCCGCGCCTGCACCTCCGGGCCTACTACCCCCGCCTGCCTGACGAACGCGCGCAGGCATGGAGCTTTGCAGAGCAACGCAGCGGCCATGTGCTCATCGGGCAGGAAAACGGGTACATCTCCCGCTATGATCCGCAAAAAAACAGCTTCTCCCATCACCATCCACCGGCATTCGAAGACGAGGCCGTGCTGGCCATGTTACCCGAAACGGATACCTCCGTCTGGGCAGGCCTGTATAACAACGGGCTCGTTAACTGGAACCCGGAGAACGACCAGGTGCGCACTTTCCCGCAACTCTTCCAGTTCATCCGGAACAGCACGTCCATTATGGGCATTGTGCCGCAGGGAGATTCGGTATTATGGCTGGCGGCCAGCAACGGCGGATTGCTGCGGTTCCGCAAATCGAACGGGCAGGTTGACAGACAGATCATATTCCGTTGCGGGGAAGAACCTGTCAACAACATTACCAGCCTGCTGCGCTACAACGACAGTACCCTGCTGGCCGGTACAAGCAAGGGGCTCTATTTCTACAACCTGCTGCAAAACACCTGGCAGGCACAGCTGATCAATGAAAGCCCTTTCGATGACTGGGTACTGAGCATGCATCCGGCAGGGGGACAGGATGTATGGATCACCACGCCCTACGGCTTCTACCGCCTGTCCGGCACCAAACGCCGCCTGATCGCTTTCATTCAGAATGATGATATTATAGACAATCACCGCAGGGTAAGAAGGAACATCGCCACCATGCCGGACGGATGGATGCTCGTAGGCGCATCGGACCATGTAACGGCATTCTCCATCGACCGGCTGCAGCCTAAACCCCCGCCTCCCAATGTAACGATCACCGACTTCAAGGTACTGGAACAATCCATTATCGTAGACTCGGTGGTGGACACCGGGCAACCGCTCGTCCTGTCTCACGAACAGAATTTCATCAGCATAGCATTCAAATCGCTGCAATACCACGATATCAAAACACGCTACTATTACCGGCTCGTGGGCGTTGATGCAGACTGGCTGCCCACGGAAGATCTGCGGATGGCGCGTTATACCAACCTGCCGCCGGGAGAATATACATTCCGCGTGAAAAGCATGAACATGGCCGGCGTGTTCTCCCGTCACACTACGACCCTGCATATCCTTATCCGGCCTTCGTTCTGGCAGACCTGGTGGTTCAAGGCCTTATGCATTCTCGCCGTGCTTGCACTCGTTTATGGATACTTCCGCTTCCGCGTATATCTCGTCAAAAAAGAAGAAAAAGGCCGGGCCGCCATCCGGGAAGAGCTGGCCCAGCTGGAAATGAAAGCGCTGCGCGCACAGATGAACCCGCACTTCATCTTCAATTCGCTCAATTCCATCCAGACCTTCATGATGAAGAATGAAACGGAACAGGCTTTGTCCTACCTCAGCCGCTTCGCCCGCCTGATCCGTAATGTGCTGGACAACTCACAGCTCAACAACATCTCCATCACCCGGGAAACCGGTATGCTGGAAAATTATATGGAGCTGGAAAAACTGCGGCTGGCAGATCAGTTCGATTACCGGATCATTATCGATCCGGCGCTGGACAGCGATTTTGTGGAGGTCCCCGCCATGGTGATACAACCCTTCATAGAAAATGCCATCTGGCACGGCCTGCTGCACAAAACAGACCGTGGCTTGCTGACCATAGAGTTTATCCGGAAAGAGAACAGGATACATTGCATCGTGGAAGACAATGGTATTGGCCGGACAGCTGCAACAGCCCTGAAAATGCAAAGCCACCCCAGCCATGTTTCGAGGGGGCTGCAGATCACGAAAGACCGGCTGCAGCTCTACAACAGCCGGTTCAATATGGATGCGTCATTTGATATTGAAGACCTGTACGATGAGGCAGGGCAGGCGCGCGGTACCCGCGTCAACCTGTGGTTCCCGCTGGAAGAGGATTAG
- a CDS encoding MBL fold metallo-hydrolase — translation MKIAFHGAARTVTGSKHLITLKNGKKILLDCGMFQGMGKETLTLNKEFGFDATEIDIMILSHAHIDHSGLVPRLVKLGYDGTIYCTPASRDLTEILLLDSAEIQEDDVRYVNKKNAREGKPYVEPLYKVDDAKRAIDRLHPVPYNKWHRIDDDVEVLFTDAGHIIGSACVHLRIRESGKTQQITFSGDIGRYGDPILKSPEVFPQADYIIMESTYGSTLHTDLAPTDGAILQYIHNTCIVKKGKLIIPAFSVGRTQEILYALNRAQLEGKLPQVDIFIDSPLSLEATQVTRMHPECFNRKVAKMLEVDDDPFEFPGLRYIKTVEQSKMLNFRKEPCVIISASGMAEAGRVKHHIRNNIGGWENTILIVGYCEPQSLGGRLMRGAKEVSIYGERFEVKAEVGMIRSMSAHGDYEDMSQWLACQDPKAIKKLFLVHGEYEVQTVFKDWLLKKGFADIEIPERHAEIGLG, via the coding sequence ATGAAGATTGCATTTCATGGGGCTGCGAGGACCGTTACAGGGTCCAAGCATCTGATCACATTGAAGAATGGTAAAAAGATCCTGCTGGATTGCGGGATGTTTCAGGGCATGGGCAAGGAAACGCTGACCCTGAACAAGGAATTCGGTTTTGATGCAACGGAGATAGATATCATGATCCTGTCCCATGCGCATATCGATCATTCCGGCCTGGTGCCGCGCCTGGTAAAGCTGGGCTACGACGGAACGATCTATTGCACGCCGGCCTCCCGGGACCTTACGGAGATATTGCTGCTCGATTCCGCCGAGATACAGGAAGATGATGTGCGCTACGTGAACAAAAAAAATGCCCGTGAAGGGAAACCATATGTAGAGCCGTTGTACAAGGTGGATGATGCCAAACGCGCCATCGACCGCTTGCATCCTGTGCCATACAACAAATGGCACCGGATCGATGATGATGTGGAAGTGCTGTTCACGGATGCCGGGCATATCATTGGCAGCGCCTGTGTGCATCTGCGCATCCGGGAGAGCGGGAAAACGCAGCAGATCACTTTCAGCGGCGATATCGGCCGTTACGGCGATCCTATCCTCAAGTCACCCGAAGTATTCCCGCAGGCGGATTACATCATCATGGAATCTACCTACGGCAGCACCCTGCATACTGATCTGGCGCCAACAGATGGCGCTATCCTGCAATACATACACAACACCTGCATCGTAAAAAAAGGCAAACTGATCATTCCTGCATTCAGCGTAGGCCGTACACAGGAGATCCTGTATGCGCTCAACCGCGCGCAACTGGAAGGGAAACTGCCCCAGGTGGATATTTTCATTGACAGCCCGCTTTCCCTGGAAGCTACGCAGGTCACCCGCATGCATCCGGAATGTTTCAACCGCAAAGTGGCGAAGATGTTGGAAGTAGACGATGATCCGTTCGAATTTCCGGGCCTGCGGTACATCAAGACGGTGGAGCAATCCAAAATGCTCAACTTCCGCAAGGAGCCCTGCGTGATCATCTCCGCATCGGGCATGGCGGAAGCCGGGCGTGTGAAACATCATATACGGAACAACATCGGTGGCTGGGAGAACACGATCCTGATCGTGGGGTATTGCGAACCGCAGTCCCTCGGCGGCCGGCTGATGCGCGGCGCCAAGGAAGTATCCATCTACGGCGAACGTTTTGAAGTAAAGGCGGAGGTAGGCATGATCCGTTCCATGAGCGCACACGGTGATTATGAGGATATGAGCCAGTGGCTTGCCTGCCAGGACCCTAAAGCCATAAAGAAACTCTTCCTCGTGCATGGGGAATATGAGGTGCAGACCGTGTTTAAGGACTGGCTGCTGAAGAAGGGTTTTGCGGATATAGAGATTCCGGAACGCCATGCGGAGATCGGACTGGGCTAA
- a CDS encoding DUF4442 domain-containing protein — MSTTPEQTDRFIRLVNSRLKFSLYLLWKLPSAWLAGVRVQEMDAQRCVIRVPYRWLSQNPFRSTYFACLAMAAEMSTGLLSMAYAGPRVSMLVTGMEGIFLKKAVSITWFTCDEGERIKAAIQTALDTGGSSAVTIAVTGKSAEGTEIATFRITWSYKAKN, encoded by the coding sequence TTGAGCACAACACCCGAACAGACGGACCGTTTTATCCGGCTGGTGAACAGCCGCCTGAAGTTCTCTTTGTACCTGCTCTGGAAGCTGCCTTCCGCGTGGCTGGCGGGTGTACGGGTGCAGGAGATGGACGCACAGCGTTGCGTTATCCGGGTGCCTTATCGCTGGCTTTCCCAGAACCCTTTCCGCTCTACTTATTTCGCCTGCCTGGCGATGGCTGCTGAAATGAGCACCGGCCTGTTGTCGATGGCATATGCCGGTCCGCGTGTATCCATGCTGGTTACAGGCATGGAAGGCATTTTCCTGAAGAAGGCCGTCAGCATCACATGGTTTACCTGTGATGAAGGCGAGCGGATAAAAGCAGCGATACAGACGGCGCTGGATACCGGCGGCTCATCCGCGGTTACCATAGCGGTAACGGGCAAATCGGCAGAAGGAACGGAGATCGCCACGTTCAGGATAACCTGGAGCTATAAAGCGAAAAACTGA
- the ppk1 gene encoding polyphosphate kinase 1 — MQTVLFDRDLSWLSFNYRVLQMAADEKVPLYERVRFLSIFSSNLDEFFRVRMPALLALRQLKEEAQPGILPAVQQEISRQLNVFGQTFSQQVLPALRHEGIYLYHNEPVREEHHAAIRDHFRFTVSGFLQPVPLRLEKPVEMFLENNALYLVVSFADGQHAIVNVPSQALPRFLSLPDQHIVFLDDVIRHFLPLLFPGRQVTGCYAIKITRDAEIDVDEFSGHLLQKVENMLVKRELGLPTRFLYDAAMPEALRDSLAAYFRIAPNEMVAGGRYHHLRDLADLPMPVRNPACVYPKQQPARVNALEGETSLLDTILEQDVLLHVPYQQYDYILQYFNEAAVDPDVQEIYVTLYRVASGSRIVNALISAARNGKQVTVMVELKARFDEANNVRWAKRMKEAGVKILYSIPGLKVHAKVALVKRRRGYRYDHIGLMATGNFNESTARFYTDHVLLTAHTGMTQELELLFIYMQTGLPPTRYQFMHFEHLLVAQFNLVDRFTALIRREAENARAGLPARIIVKLNNLQEKTMITELYAAAEAGVEIDLIARSICCLAPQKGIRIRRIVDRYLEHARVFIFHNNGEEEVYMGSADWMNRNLHRRIEVCFPIYDAQYSKQVKDIIGLQLADNTNAVILDSEIRNIPVEKQAGEAEVNAQQAIQAYVHTI; from the coding sequence TTGCAAACTGTATTATTTGACCGGGACCTGAGCTGGCTGTCATTCAACTACCGCGTGTTGCAGATGGCGGCAGACGAGAAGGTGCCCCTGTATGAGCGTGTCCGTTTTTTGTCGATCTTCTCTTCCAACCTGGATGAGTTCTTCCGTGTGCGCATGCCCGCCCTGCTGGCCCTTCGTCAGTTGAAAGAGGAAGCGCAGCCAGGCATATTGCCGGCGGTGCAGCAGGAAATATCACGGCAGCTGAATGTATTCGGACAAACCTTTTCGCAGCAGGTTTTGCCTGCGCTTCGCCATGAAGGCATATATCTTTACCACAATGAACCGGTTCGGGAAGAGCATCATGCTGCTATCCGCGATCATTTCCGTTTTACGGTTTCCGGTTTCCTGCAGCCGGTGCCGCTGCGGCTGGAGAAACCGGTAGAGATGTTCCTGGAAAACAATGCGCTTTACCTCGTTGTCAGTTTTGCGGACGGGCAGCATGCCATCGTGAATGTGCCGTCCCAGGCACTGCCGCGCTTTCTCAGCCTGCCGGACCAGCATATTGTTTTCCTGGATGATGTGATCCGCCATTTTCTGCCCCTGTTATTCCCCGGAAGACAGGTCACCGGTTGTTATGCCATCAAGATCACCCGTGACGCGGAGATAGACGTGGATGAATTCAGCGGCCATCTCCTGCAGAAAGTGGAGAATATGCTCGTGAAAAGGGAGTTGGGCCTGCCCACCCGCTTTTTATACGATGCGGCCATGCCGGAGGCGCTGCGGGACAGTCTGGCCGCCTATTTCCGGATCGCGCCGAACGAAATGGTGGCCGGCGGCCGGTATCATCATCTGAGGGACCTGGCGGACCTGCCGATGCCGGTACGCAATCCCGCCTGCGTATATCCGAAGCAGCAACCCGCGCGCGTAAACGCACTTGAAGGAGAAACCTCCCTGCTGGACACCATTCTCGAGCAGGATGTGCTGCTGCATGTGCCCTATCAGCAATACGATTATATCCTGCAATACTTCAATGAAGCCGCTGTTGATCCTGACGTGCAGGAGATCTACGTGACGCTGTACCGCGTGGCTTCCGGCTCCCGTATCGTCAATGCCCTGATCAGCGCCGCGAGGAACGGCAAACAGGTAACGGTAATGGTGGAGTTGAAGGCCCGTTTCGATGAAGCCAATAATGTGCGCTGGGCCAAACGGATGAAAGAGGCCGGTGTGAAAATACTGTACAGCATACCCGGCCTGAAGGTGCATGCCAAAGTAGCGCTGGTGAAGCGCCGCAGAGGATACCGCTACGATCACATCGGCCTGATGGCCACCGGTAATTTCAATGAAAGCACCGCGCGTTTCTATACTGATCATGTGCTGCTCACTGCCCATACCGGCATGACGCAGGAACTGGAATTATTGTTCATCTATATGCAGACCGGCCTGCCGCCCACGCGTTACCAGTTCATGCACTTTGAGCATTTGCTGGTAGCACAGTTCAACCTGGTGGACCGGTTCACTGCACTTATCCGCCGCGAAGCGGAGAACGCACGCGCAGGACTGCCTGCCCGCATCATCGTGAAACTCAATAATCTCCAGGAAAAAACGATGATCACGGAACTGTATGCCGCTGCTGAAGCAGGTGTGGAAATAGACCTGATCGCAAGGAGCATCTGTTGCCTGGCGCCGCAGAAAGGTATCCGCATCCGCAGGATCGTAGACCGCTACCTGGAGCATGCAAGGGTGTTCATCTTTCACAATAATGGTGAAGAAGAAGTGTACATGGGCTCTGCGGACTGGATGAACCGTAATCTCCATCGCCGGATAGAGGTCTGTTTCCCGATATACGATGCACAGTACAGCAAACAGGTAAAAGATATTATCGGCTTGCAGCTTGCAGATAACACAAATGCCGTAATATTGGATAGTGAAATCCGCAACATACCGGTAGAAAAGCAGGCCGGAGAAGCGGAGGTGAATGCGCAGCAGGCGATACAGGCATATGTACACACCATCTAA
- a CDS encoding Pycsar system effector family protein — MEISSVIAAAQSYVTQLFNQHPDPVLVYHNLAHTRQVVQAAEQISSYYRLTDNDQLVVMLAVWFHDVGYVLGKRKEHEQAGADAARNFIGMQQLPDNVADAVAGCILATRIPQEPANLLEQIVCDSDLFHLGSKDYRKRDKLLHAETELATGRNISGIEWTRTSIMFLEVHKYHTAYCQTLLKQQKEENLERLRSKLEKKQSESLQEAAEKEARPEKKEKKKAEKGPKEEKEEKEEKVRRPDRGVETMFRTTSVNHIRLSSMADSKANIMISVNAIIISVLLSVLLRKLEDYPHYIIPAIIFLVTGVTTIVFSVLATRPNVTSGRFTDLDIRSKKANLLFFGNFHQMSYQEYEEGMETIMANGEYLYSNMIHDIYNLGVVLGRKYRLLRFAYNTFMFGIIASVLAFVIAAVFFPVKG, encoded by the coding sequence ATGGAAATAAGTTCAGTGATCGCTGCTGCGCAGTCCTATGTAACCCAGTTATTCAATCAGCACCCTGACCCGGTATTGGTCTATCACAACCTGGCGCATACCAGGCAGGTGGTGCAGGCGGCGGAGCAGATATCTTCCTATTACCGGCTGACGGACAATGATCAGCTGGTGGTGATGCTGGCGGTGTGGTTCCATGATGTAGGATATGTGCTCGGCAAGCGGAAGGAGCATGAGCAGGCCGGTGCAGATGCTGCCCGCAACTTCATTGGCATGCAGCAATTGCCTGATAATGTGGCGGATGCTGTGGCCGGCTGCATCCTTGCCACCCGCATTCCGCAGGAGCCTGCCAATCTGCTGGAGCAGATCGTTTGCGATTCGGACCTGTTCCATCTTGGCAGCAAGGATTACCGGAAGCGGGACAAGCTGTTGCACGCGGAAACGGAGCTGGCTACAGGAAGGAATATTTCCGGGATAGAATGGACGCGTACCAGCATTATGTTCCTGGAAGTGCATAAATACCATACCGCATATTGCCAGACCTTGCTGAAACAGCAGAAAGAGGAGAACCTGGAACGCCTGCGCTCGAAACTTGAAAAGAAGCAAAGCGAGAGCTTGCAGGAAGCTGCGGAGAAGGAAGCCAGGCCGGAGAAAAAAGAGAAAAAGAAAGCGGAGAAAGGGCCGAAGGAGGAGAAGGAAGAAAAGGAGGAAAAGGTCCGCCGCCCGGACAGAGGCGTGGAAACCATGTTCCGCACCACTTCCGTCAATCATATCCGCCTCAGCTCCATGGCTGATTCCAAAGCCAATATCATGATATCGGTGAACGCGATCATCATTTCCGTGCTGCTATCCGTGCTGCTGCGCAAACTGGAAGATTATCCGCATTATATCATCCCGGCTATCATCTTCCTGGTCACCGGAGTGACCACCATTGTGTTTTCTGTGCTGGCCACCCGCCCGAATGTGACCAGCGGCCGCTTTACGGACCTGGATATACGAAGCAAAAAAGCCAACCTGCTGTTTTTCGGCAACTTCCACCAGATGAGCTACCAGGAATATGAAGAAGGCATGGAAACGATCATGGCGAACGGGGAATACCTGTACAGCAACATGATCCACGATATTTACAATCTCGGCGTGGTGCTGGGCCGGAAATACCGGCTGCTCCGCTTCGCTTACAATACTTTTATGTTCGGCATCATAGCGTCTGTACTGGCGTTTGTGATCGCTGCCGTATTTTTCCCGGTAAAAGGATAA
- a CDS encoding SdiA-regulated domain-containing protein has product MKGIQCYCLLTLLLSCQALGDRDQERPLSSPKGYQLENPKRFRVRESMQEISGLVYYRDETHFMAMNDEQGKLFRINLRARSAYPSWKFGKGGDYEELVFTGKDWLVLKSNGVIYHVLHLFTDTTESVDYHFPKGKKNEFEAAYYDPGQNKTFIICKNCEDDKGQGTTSVYAFAMDSMRYAPEPAYQFRAENIDKLEASHSKHFRPSAAAIHPVEKRLYIMASVNRLLVIADLQGNVQESHFLDPRHFNQPEGITFAPNGDMYISNEGDEEYTADILKFSYQP; this is encoded by the coding sequence ATGAAAGGTATCCAATGCTACTGCCTGCTCACGCTGCTGCTTTCCTGCCAGGCCCTTGGCGACCGGGACCAGGAGAGGCCGCTCTCTTCTCCCAAAGGCTACCAGCTGGAAAACCCCAAAAGGTTCAGGGTACGGGAATCCATGCAGGAAATATCAGGACTGGTGTACTACCGCGATGAGACGCATTTTATGGCGATGAATGATGAACAGGGAAAACTCTTTCGCATCAACCTGCGGGCCAGATCCGCCTATCCCTCCTGGAAATTCGGCAAGGGCGGGGACTATGAGGAACTGGTGTTCACCGGCAAAGACTGGCTGGTGCTCAAAAGTAATGGCGTCATTTATCATGTTTTACATCTCTTTACAGATACTACGGAATCTGTCGATTATCATTTTCCGAAAGGCAAAAAGAACGAATTTGAAGCGGCTTACTATGATCCCGGGCAAAACAAGACTTTCATTATATGCAAGAACTGTGAAGATGATAAAGGGCAGGGTACAACGAGCGTATATGCGTTTGCGATGGACAGCATGCGGTATGCTCCCGAACCGGCATACCAGTTCAGGGCTGAGAATATCGACAAGCTGGAAGCGTCCCATTCCAAACATTTCCGCCCTTCCGCCGCAGCCATCCACCCCGTTGAAAAACGGCTTTACATCATGGCTTCCGTCAACAGGCTGCTGGTCATAGCAGATCTGCAGGGAAATGTGCAGGAATCCCACTTCCTGGACCCGAGGCATTTCAATCAACCGGAAGGCATCACTTTCGCACCGAACGGTGATATGTATATTTCCAACGAGGGCGATGAGGAATACACCGCCGATATTCTCAAATTCAGCTATCAACCATAA